In the genome of Gammaproteobacteria bacterium, one region contains:
- a CDS encoding GntR family transcriptional regulator translates to MKIQLHDNLSVQASKWIADKIIQGDFAPGSRIMEEKIAEELGISRGPVREALLILQKQRLITLLPRRGAIVKKITASEITELYDVISILYTLLGQEVAARWKDSTLEPLRDILLSMKHNAEKGKHLPYFKETIEFIRASFSIAKNNLLEELIEDLIPSVYRIQYPSISERKTDLMKHWKNYEIIFKAIEKRNSEKIAEIIALHNQQEQKSALSCKAWSTLS, encoded by the coding sequence GTGAAAATTCAACTTCATGATAATTTAAGTGTTCAAGCCAGCAAATGGATTGCTGATAAAATCATTCAGGGTGATTTCGCTCCCGGCAGTCGCATCATGGAAGAAAAAATCGCAGAAGAACTTGGTATCAGTCGCGGGCCTGTACGCGAGGCCTTGTTAATTTTACAAAAACAACGACTCATTACGTTATTACCTCGAAGAGGTGCGATTGTAAAAAAAATTACAGCTTCTGAGATAACCGAATTGTATGATGTCATCAGTATCCTCTATACATTACTCGGTCAAGAAGTTGCAGCACGATGGAAAGATTCAACTCTTGAACCTTTAAGAGATATTTTACTCTCGATGAAACATAATGCAGAAAAAGGTAAACATCTCCCCTATTTTAAAGAAACCATTGAGTTTATTCGAGCGAGCTTTTCTATCGCAAAAAATAACTTACTAGAAGAGTTAATTGAAGATCTCATTCCGAGCGTGTATAGAATTCAGTACCCTTCAATATCGGAACGAAAAACAGATCTGATGAAACACTGGAAAAACTACGAGATAATTTTCAAAGCGATTGAAAAAAGAAATAGCGAAAAAATTGCTGAAATCATTGCCCTTCATAATCAGCAAGAACAAAAGTCAGCCTTATCATGCAAAGCGTGGAGCACACTCTCTTGA